From the genome of Candidatus Defluviilinea proxima:
TACTGGCATCGCGCGAACCGATCAACGAGCCATTACGATACACTTCCACGGTTCCATTCGCTTTTGCACGTGCACCTAATCGATCTCCATTCGCCATGGTCACTGAGATATTCGTACCACGTTGAACCCATCCCTGCGCACTGGAATACGTCCACACTTGAACCCACTTGCTGGCCGCATTGTATAAAACACCGATAGCACCACCATTCCAGGAAGTCTGGCTTTGCGATTTAAGAAGCAATGCATGTTGGGTGCCCGCCGCATCAAGAGTGGAAATAGTCATGAACGCTTCTTGTTCAGCCCCATATAACGTTGTCCATAGTACTGGTCCGCCAGAGCCAACATCCAAACGGTTGGAAACGATGCTATATCCTGAAGTCGTACCATTCCAACCTGCTCCTACCGCTCCATTTGCACGATTGAAATTATCCAACACAATGGACACTGGAAACGCTGACGTCGGTGTTCTTGTCGGCGTGAATGATGGTGTGTACGTTGAAGTGAATGTAGGTGTACTTGTCCGGGTATTTGTTTGTGTAAAAGTAGCTGTATTGGTTGGAATAGTTGTTGGTGTAAAAGTAGACGTTTCTGTCTGGGTTGTTGTATTCGTCAAAGTAAACAGAGGCGTACTAGTAGAAGTTGATGTCCTGGTGGAAGTAGGTGTACTGGTGGAAGTTGATGTCCTAGTTGCTGTTGGGGATAACGGAGTATTCGTTGAACCTGCTACTACATTTCCTCCACTAAAATCATCGATAACCGCATTACCTGAACCGACAAACCATATTCCCGCGTAGCCTCCACTGGTTGTATAGGTCCAAGTGCTGGCGTCGCGTGAAGCAATGCTAACCCCATTGTGATATATATCTATTGTCCCATTTGCTCGCGCACGCGCACCTAATTGATCTCCATTGGACATGGTCAATGAGATATTTGTGCCGTGTTGGATCCATCCCTGTACACTGGAGTAGCTAAAGACCTGTACTCTCTTGTTAATTGCATCATATAACACCCCAATAACACCGTTGTTCCATGATGTTTTACTTTGGGATTTGAGCAATATCGCTTGTTGTGTGCCTGCAGGGTCAATCGTAGAGAACGTTGTATAAGCATCTTGGTCTGTGCCAAATTGTGTTCCCCAAAAAATTTGGCCGCCGGAGCCAATATCCAAACGATTCGATACGACACTAAATCCTGAAGTGGAACCGCTCCAATTAGTACCAGGGGCACCATTGGCTCGATTAAAGTTATCCAATACACTTGTGGATTGAAGCTTAACAGGGGCAGTAGATGTGAAACTCATATTACTCATCAACAAAAGACCCATCAAAGCTAAAGACAATATTCTGTTTATTTTCGTTTTAAGTTTATTTCCCATAGTGATCGAATTATAAACGATGCTGTAATCTAGACAAATCCGCCGATTAGGGGTGATTGGCATCCGCCACTTAGGGGAAATGCACTAGGAACATTATTTGGAAAAAGCAAGAGATTTGATCAAGGATCAACCTGCCAGCCAACAAGCCACCCAATGACCGGGTCGCACTTCGCGGAAGGCTGGTTCATCTTGCGAGCACAAGTCTACAGCTACGGGACAGCGTGTATGAAAGCGACAACCTGACGGTGGATTGAGCGGGCTGGGGATATCGCCTTTGAGAATGGTGCGTTCGCGTTTTAAGTGTGGGTTGGGAATCGGTATGGCAGACATCAACGCCTTAGTGTATGGATGTAATGGACTGCGATAGAGTTCATCACGCGTTGTCAATTCAACGATCTTGCCGAGGTACATGACCGCCACACGGTCTGAGATATGTTCGACGACGCTGAGATTATGGGCAATAAACAGATAAGTGAGATGGAATTCGCTCTGGATCTCTTTCAGGATGTTCAATATCTGCGACTGAATGGAAACATCCAATGCGGAAACGGGTTCGTCGCAAATCACGAATCTGGGCATCAATGTCAATGCGCGCGCAATACCAATACGTTGACGTTGCCCGCCTGAAAATTCGTGAGGATAACGGCGGGCATGATATTTTTCCAAGCCCACCCACTTCATCACTTCCATCATGATCTCAAAGCGGCGCTCCGGCATACCGATACCGTGGATATTCAAGCCTTCCATGATGGATTCGCCAATCGGCACACGTGGGTCAAGCGAGGCATAAGGATCTTGAAAAATGATCTGCATCTCACGCCGGATATCTTTCATCTCGCGCCCTTCAAGGTGTGAAATATCCCTGCCATCGAAAATAACAGCACCAGAAGTAGGCTCAGTCAAACGAAGAATTGTGCGTCCAACAGTGGTTTTACCG
Proteins encoded in this window:
- a CDS encoding ABC transporter ATP-binding protein encodes the protein MSEYQYGKKHSNRELVRVENLVKYFPVRTGLLQRVANHVRAVDDVSFTINEGETLGLVGESGCGKTTVGRTILRLTEPTSGAVIFDGRDISHLEGREMKDIRREMQIIFQDPYASLDPRVPIGESIMEGLNIHGIGMPERRFEIMMEVMKWVGLEKYHARRYPHEFSGGQRQRIGIARALTLMPRFVICDEPVSALDVSIQSQILNILKEIQSEFHLTYLFIAHNLSVVEHISDRVAVMYLGKIVELTTRDELYRSPLHPYTKALMSAIPIPNPHLKRERTILKGDIPSPLNPPSGCRFHTRCPVAVDLCSQDEPAFREVRPGHWVACWLAG